TCGCTGGCGATCATGGACAAGGTCCGTAACCCCTGACGCGATGTAAAGGCCAGTGCGGGTGAACACGGACCGTTCACTTATCACAGCGTTGTCAACAGAGTTATCCACAGGTTGTCATGGCTCTGGCTGACCTCGCCGATCAAGGATGATCCGCATGCCATTGCTCGAAAATCATTCGATTTCACCCGCCGAACTGGAAGCGCGGTTGCGTCTGCACCGCCTTCCTGAACTCGGTCCCGCCCGTTTCAGGCGTCTCATCGAAGCCTTCGGTTCGGCCAGTGCGGCCCTCAGTGCACCGGCCAGCGCCTGGCGTGCCTTGCAGCTTTCCACCGTAAGCGCCGAGTCACGGCGCGACCCTTCGGTGCGTGACGGCGCCAGTGCTGCGCTGGCCTGGTTGGAGCGTCCGGGCCAGCATTTACTGATGTGGGACAGCCCTGGCTACCCTGCCCTGCTGGCGGAAATCGCCGACCCACCGCCGCTGTTGTTCATCCTCGGCGACCCGGCATTGCTCGAGCGGCCCCAGCTGGCGATGGTCGGCAGCCGCCGCGCTTCCAGGCCGGCCTTGCAGACGGCCGGGGCCTTTGCGCGCAGTCTGGCGGCGGCAGGTCTGGTGATTACCAGCGGCCTGGCACTGGGTGTCGACGGTGCGGCTCATGAGGGCGCTCTAGAGGCTGGCGGGGCGACCATTGGCGTGCTGGGCACGGGGTTGGAAAATTTTTATCCACAGCGGCATCTGGCGCTGGCCAGACGCATGGCCGAGCAAGGCAGCGCGGTGATTTCCGAGTTTCCGCTGGATACTGCGGCGCAGTCGAACAACTTTCCGCGTCGTAACCGGATCATCAGCGGGCTGTCGCTGGCGGTGCTGGTGGTGGAGGCCAGCGTGCGCAGCGGCTCGCTGATCACTGCCCGCCTGGCGGCCGAGCAAGGGCGTGAGGTGTATGCCATGCCCGGCTCCATCCACCACCCGGGGGCACGGGGTTGTCACCAATTGATTCGCGACGGCGCGACCCTGGTAGAAAGTGTCGAGCATATCCTCGAAGGGCTGCGCCATTGGCAAGGTGTCGCCCCTGCTGCGGCTGCCGTCTCGACGCCCCGGCCGGTGCGTTCCCGCCATCCCCTGCTAGCCTTGTTGCAGGCCGCGCCACAAGGCACCGAGGCCCTTGCCGAGCACCTGGGCTGGCCGCTGTCGAGGGTCCTGGGCGAGCTGACCGAACTGGAGCTGCAAGGCCGGGTCAGTTGCGAAGGCGGACGATGGTTCGCTTCCGGCGACTGGGGTTAAACTGCCGCGCATTATTGATTGGAGAGACAGCATGGTGAGCAGTTGGCGCGTGCAACAAGCCGCCCGGGAAGTTCGGGCCGGTGCGGTGATTGCCTATCCAACCGAGGCGGTGTGGGGGCTGGGTTGCGACCCGTGGGATGAAGAGGCGGTGTATCGCCTGCTGGCGATCAAGTCGCGGCCGGTGCACAAGGGGTTGATCCTGATCGCTGACAACATCCGCCAGTTCGACTTCCTGTTCGAGGACTTTCCCGAATTGTGGATTGACCGCATGGCCAGTACCTGGCCGGGGCCGAACACCTGGCTGGTGCCCCATCAGGACCTGCTGCCCGAATGGATCACCGGTGAGCACGATACCGTAGCCCTGCGGGTCACCGACCATCCGGTGGTGCGCGAGCTGTGCGCGCTGGTCGGGCCGTTGATTTCCACTTCCGCCAACCCCGCCGGCCGGCCTGCGGCGCGCTCGCGGCTGCGGGTGGAGCAGTACTTCCGGGGTGAAGTCGACCTGGTGCTTGGTGGCAGCCTGGGTGGCCGCCGCAACCCCAGTGTGATCCGCGACGTGGCCACCGGGCAGGTGGTTCGCCCGGGCTGATCCCCGGCAAAGGTGCCGGCCAGGGTCATCCCCCGGCCGGGACCGGGTTCAAGGCACCAGGATGGTCGAGCCGGTGGTGCGCCGCGCAGCCAGTTCGGTCTGCGCCTGGGCGGCGTCCTGGAGCGCATACTGCTGCAGGTCGTTGACCTTGATCTTGCCGCTGACCAGCATGTCGAACAGCTCGTCGGCCATGGCCTGCAGGTTCTGTGGGTTGTTGGCGTAGCTGCCGAGGGTCGGGCGGGTCACGTACAGCGAACCCTTCTGCGCCAGCAGGCCCAGGTGCACACCGGTCACCGGCCCCGAGGCGTTGCCGAAGCTGACCAGCAGGCCGCGAGGCGCCACGCAGTCCAGCGAGGTCAGCCAGGTGTCCTTGCCCACGCTGTCGTAGACCACCGGGCACTTGCGCCCTTCGGTCAGTTCCAGCACGCGCCTGGCCACATCCTCATGGCTGTAGTCGATGGTTTCCCAGGCGCCCAGGGCCTTGGCATGCGCGGCCTTTTCCGCCGAGCTGACGGTGCCGATCAGGTTGGCGCCCAGCGCCCTGGCCCACTGGCAGGCCAGCGAACCGACACCGCCGGCGGCGGCGTGGAACAGGAAGGTTTCATTGGGCTTGATCTGGTAGGTCTGGCGCAGCAGGTACTGCACGGTCAGGCCCTTGAGCAGCACGGCGGCGGCCTGCTCGAAGCTCACCGCATCGGGCAGCTTCACCAGGTTGGCTTCCGGCAGCACGTGGAATTCGCCGTAGCCCCCCAGCGGGCCGGTGGCGTAGGCCACGCGATCGCCAACGCTGAAGCGGCTCACTTCACTGCCCACTGCCTCGACCACCCCGGCACCCTCGTTGCCCAGCCCGCTGGGCAGTTCGGCGGGGTACAGGCCGCTGCGGAAATAGGTGTCGATGAAGTTCAGGCCGATCGCATGATTGCGCACCCGCACTTCCTGCGGACCTGGCTCGGCGGGGTCGAAGTCGACGTATTCGAGGACTTCAGGACCACCTGTCTTGCTGAACTGGATACGTTTTGCCATGTGCTCTCTCCATGATTGCTGTATCGACATCAGGCCTGTATCGGACCCTTTCGCATCCGTTACGTCAACTGCGAAGGCGTTGCAGGCGATGTTATGCTAGCCGCCCATTTGCCTGCAGCCCTTCCAATCCGGGCTCCGGAGCGTTTCGAGGAAGCCGCATGAATAGCCGTACCGAAGCTGTCAAAGCCTACCTGCTCGACCTGCAGGACCGTATCTGCGCCGCCCTGGAGCAGGAAGACGGTGCCGCCCGGTTCATCGAGGACGCCTGGACCCGCCAGGCAGGCGGCGGTGGCCGCACCCGGGTCATCGAGAACGGCACCCTGATCGAGAAAGGCGGAGTCAACTTCTCCCATGTGTTCGGCAGCAGCCTGCCGCCGTCGGCCAGTGCTCATCGTCCGGAACTGGCCGGGCGTGGCTTCCAGGCCCTGGGCGTATCGCTGGTCATTCATCCGCACAACCCCCACGTGCCCACCTCGCATGCCAACGTGCGCTTCTTCATTGCCGAGAAAGAAGGTGAAGAGCCGGTGTGGTGGTTCGGTGGTGGCTTCGACCTGACCCCCTACTACGCTGTCGAAGAAGACTGCATCCACTGGCACCGGGTCGCCGAACAGGCCTGCGCGCCGTTCGGCGCCGATGTCTACCCGCGCTACAAGGCCTGGTGCGACAGCTACTTCCACCTCAAGCACCGCAACGAGCCACGCGGCATCGGCGGCTTGTTTTTCGACGACCTGAACCAGTGGGACTTCGACACCAGCTTTGCCTTCATGCGTGCCATCGGCGACGCCTACCTGGAGGCCTACCTGCCCATCGTGCGGCGCCGCAAGGCGGCGGCCTACACGGTGCAGCAGCGCGAGTTCCAGGAGTTCCGCCGGGGCCGCTACGTCGAGTTCAACCTGGTCTACGACCGCGGCACGCTGTTCGGCCTGCAGTCGGGCGGGCGTACCGAATCCATCCTCATGTCGCTGCCGCCGCAGGTGCGCTGGGGTTATGACTGGAAAGCCGCGCCGGGC
The Pseudomonas sp. DTU_2021_1001937_2_SI_NGA_ILE_001 DNA segment above includes these coding regions:
- the dprA gene encoding DNA-processing protein DprA, whose product is MPLLENHSISPAELEARLRLHRLPELGPARFRRLIEAFGSASAALSAPASAWRALQLSTVSAESRRDPSVRDGASAALAWLERPGQHLLMWDSPGYPALLAEIADPPPLLFILGDPALLERPQLAMVGSRRASRPALQTAGAFARSLAAAGLVITSGLALGVDGAAHEGALEAGGATIGVLGTGLENFYPQRHLALARRMAEQGSAVISEFPLDTAAQSNNFPRRNRIISGLSLAVLVVEASVRSGSLITARLAAEQGREVYAMPGSIHHPGARGCHQLIRDGATLVESVEHILEGLRHWQGVAPAAAAVSTPRPVRSRHPLLALLQAAPQGTEALAEHLGWPLSRVLGELTELELQGRVSCEGGRWFASGDWG
- a CDS encoding L-threonylcarbamoyladenylate synthase, which encodes MVSSWRVQQAAREVRAGAVIAYPTEAVWGLGCDPWDEEAVYRLLAIKSRPVHKGLILIADNIRQFDFLFEDFPELWIDRMASTWPGPNTWLVPHQDLLPEWITGEHDTVALRVTDHPVVRELCALVGPLISTSANPAGRPAARSRLRVEQYFRGEVDLVLGGSLGGRRNPSVIRDVATGQVVRPG
- a CDS encoding NADPH:quinone reductase, with translation MAKRIQFSKTGGPEVLEYVDFDPAEPGPQEVRVRNHAIGLNFIDTYFRSGLYPAELPSGLGNEGAGVVEAVGSEVSRFSVGDRVAYATGPLGGYGEFHVLPEANLVKLPDAVSFEQAAAVLLKGLTVQYLLRQTYQIKPNETFLFHAAAGGVGSLACQWARALGANLIGTVSSAEKAAHAKALGAWETIDYSHEDVARRVLELTEGRKCPVVYDSVGKDTWLTSLDCVAPRGLLVSFGNASGPVTGVHLGLLAQKGSLYVTRPTLGSYANNPQNLQAMADELFDMLVSGKIKVNDLQQYALQDAAQAQTELAARRTTGSTILVP
- the hemF gene encoding oxygen-dependent coproporphyrinogen oxidase; translated protein: MNSRTEAVKAYLLDLQDRICAALEQEDGAARFIEDAWTRQAGGGGRTRVIENGTLIEKGGVNFSHVFGSSLPPSASAHRPELAGRGFQALGVSLVIHPHNPHVPTSHANVRFFIAEKEGEEPVWWFGGGFDLTPYYAVEEDCIHWHRVAEQACAPFGADVYPRYKAWCDSYFHLKHRNEPRGIGGLFFDDLNQWDFDTSFAFMRAIGDAYLEAYLPIVRRRKAAAYTVQQREFQEFRRGRYVEFNLVYDRGTLFGLQSGGRTESILMSLPPQVRWGYDWKAAPGSEEARLTDYFLQDRDWLGLAATD